Proteins encoded within one genomic window of uncultured Desulfobacter sp.:
- a CDS encoding transglutaminase family protein, with protein MAIQVALYHKTDYAYDRKIKLGPQVIRLRPAPHCRTPILSYNQTVLPDDHFINWQQDPFSNYLSRLNFQEKTDHFSIVVDLVAEMVTINPFDFFLEEYAREYPFKYSSEVKKDLGPFLQKTRVGSKFKAYLSQISRKPESTIDFLVRVNQDLQKAIKYNIRMEPNVQTCEQTLNKMSGSCRDSAWLLVNILRHLGLASRFVSGYLIQLAADVKSLEGPSGPEQDFTDLHAWVEVFLPGAGWVGLDPTSGLLAGEGHIPLACTPFPQSAAPVTGGLEKCEVEFAHTMRVTRIHEDPRSTKPYPEEIWTKIHDLGFRVDEEIKKENITLTMGGEPTFVSATDMDADEWNTAAVGPTKKIKSMELLQRLRSKWAPGSLLHIGQGKWYPGESLPRWALGCYWRKDGTSLWQDPSLLADDTKDYGFGPAHAQALMQTITQVLGVDEQYIIPAYEDVFHWLLKEQRLPINVTPEDSRLKDPEERARMARVFEQGIGAVTGFVLPIKKGSWKSCAWELRAGNLFLTPGDSPMGLRLPLDSLPWISPKKYPHVVEEDPMGINGPFPDPLTSNEDKERLRQLDEAKDDQHHIQGKPETETRDDVISQRLDPASDTGETEPVIRTALCIQPRDGRLYIFMPPMASATDYFELIAAVEQAAKATGYPVIIEGYTPPFDHRINVLNVTPDPGVIEVNIHPSTTWGQMVDVTCDLYEEARQSGLGTEKFMLDGRHSGTGGGNHIVMGGPSPGQSPWLARPDLLRSFLTFWNNHPSLSFLFSGLFMGPTSQSPRIDEARHDTLDELDIAFAELDNQMSSYQSNYLPGSDISLPCPPWLVDRLFRHLLTDLTGNTHRAEFCIDKLYSPDSASGRLGLLEFRSFEMPPHARMSLAQQLLLRIFMLKFWKTPYKEKLVRWGTTLHDKFMLPFYVWQDFCDVLDILRRDGYDLTPACFHPHFEFRFPFIGKVCHAGVEMELRTAIEPWHVLGEEPGGGGTARYVDSSLERLQIKITGMTDDRYQVLCNGRPVPFHPTEVNAQFVAGIRYRAWQPPSCLHPTIGVHTPLVFDLVDTWSMRSLGGCTYHAFHPGGRGYDIFPINALEAEGRRISRFRDIGHTPGPLSGIPDEPLNPRFPYTLDLRTRH; from the coding sequence ATGGCAATTCAAGTGGCCTTGTATCACAAGACCGATTATGCATATGACCGCAAAATTAAATTAGGTCCCCAGGTAATCCGGTTGCGGCCCGCCCCCCACTGCCGGACCCCGATTCTAAGCTACAACCAGACAGTGTTACCGGATGATCACTTTATCAACTGGCAGCAGGATCCTTTTTCCAATTATCTGTCCAGGCTTAATTTCCAGGAAAAGACCGATCATTTTTCCATTGTTGTGGATCTTGTTGCCGAAATGGTCACCATCAACCCCTTTGATTTTTTTCTGGAAGAGTATGCCCGGGAATATCCATTTAAATATTCATCGGAGGTCAAAAAAGATCTGGGGCCCTTTTTGCAAAAGACCCGTGTGGGCAGCAAGTTTAAGGCCTATCTTTCCCAAATCAGCCGCAAACCGGAAAGCACCATTGATTTTCTGGTCCGGGTTAACCAGGACCTGCAAAAGGCCATCAAATACAACATCCGTATGGAGCCCAATGTTCAGACCTGCGAACAGACGCTGAACAAAATGTCCGGCTCCTGCAGGGATTCGGCCTGGCTGCTGGTCAATATCCTGCGTCATTTAGGACTTGCATCCCGATTTGTATCCGGATACCTGATCCAGCTTGCCGCCGATGTCAAATCCCTTGAGGGACCTTCGGGACCGGAACAGGACTTTACGGACCTGCATGCCTGGGTAGAGGTATTTTTGCCCGGGGCCGGCTGGGTGGGGCTGGACCCCACATCGGGACTGTTGGCCGGAGAAGGCCATATCCCCCTGGCCTGCACACCATTTCCCCAAAGCGCAGCCCCTGTCACAGGCGGTCTTGAAAAATGCGAGGTGGAATTCGCCCACACCATGCGCGTAACGCGCATCCACGAAGATCCAAGATCCACCAAACCCTACCCCGAGGAGATCTGGACAAAAATTCACGATCTTGGCTTTAGGGTAGATGAAGAGATCAAAAAAGAGAACATCACCCTGACCATGGGCGGGGAACCCACATTTGTCTCAGCCACGGACATGGACGCTGATGAATGGAACACCGCCGCCGTAGGACCGACCAAAAAAATAAAGTCCATGGAACTGCTCCAGCGCCTGCGCAGCAAATGGGCACCCGGCAGCCTGCTGCACATCGGCCAGGGGAAATGGTATCCGGGTGAATCCCTGCCCCGCTGGGCTTTGGGCTGTTACTGGCGAAAGGACGGCACCTCCCTTTGGCAGGATCCGTCTCTTCTGGCGGATGACACCAAGGACTACGGTTTTGGCCCGGCCCATGCCCAAGCCTTGATGCAGACCATCACCCAGGTGTTGGGCGTGGATGAGCAATACATCATCCCTGCCTATGAAGATGTCTTTCACTGGCTGTTAAAAGAGCAACGCCTGCCGATAAACGTGACCCCCGAAGACTCCCGCCTGAAAGACCCCGAGGAGCGTGCCCGCATGGCCAGGGTGTTTGAGCAGGGGATTGGTGCGGTCACAGGTTTTGTACTGCCCATCAAAAAAGGGTCCTGGAAAAGCTGTGCCTGGGAACTGCGCGCCGGCAATTTATTTTTAACGCCTGGCGATTCACCCATGGGACTTCGTCTGCCCCTGGACAGTCTGCCCTGGATATCGCCCAAAAAATATCCCCATGTGGTGGAAGAAGACCCGATGGGCATCAACGGCCCGTTTCCGGATCCGCTGACCTCAAATGAGGACAAAGAACGGTTGCGCCAATTAGACGAGGCAAAGGATGACCAACACCATATCCAGGGAAAACCCGAGACGGAAACCCGGGACGATGTTATATCACAACGTCTTGATCCTGCCTCCGACACCGGCGAGACTGAGCCGGTCATTCGAACGGCCCTTTGTATCCAGCCAAGGGACGGACGGCTATATATATTTATGCCCCCCATGGCCAGTGCGACAGATTATTTTGAACTTATTGCCGCAGTGGAACAGGCGGCGAAAGCCACAGGCTATCCCGTGATCATTGAAGGCTACACCCCGCCCTTTGACCATCGGATCAACGTCCTCAACGTCACCCCGGACCCCGGGGTAATTGAAGTGAACATCCACCCGTCCACCACCTGGGGCCAGATGGTAGACGTCACCTGTGATCTGTACGAAGAGGCAAGGCAATCTGGCCTTGGCACGGAAAAATTCATGCTGGACGGACGACACTCCGGCACCGGCGGCGGCAACCACATTGTCATGGGTGGTCCCAGCCCCGGCCAGAGCCCCTGGCTTGCGAGGCCGGACCTGCTGCGCAGCTTTTTGACATTCTGGAATAACCATCCGTCCCTGTCCTTTCTCTTTTCAGGGTTGTTTATGGGACCCACCAGCCAGTCTCCAAGAATTGATGAAGCCCGCCACGACACCCTGGATGAACTGGACATTGCCTTTGCCGAGCTGGACAATCAGATGTCGTCCTATCAATCCAATTACCTTCCGGGCTCAGATATCAGTTTGCCATGCCCGCCCTGGCTGGTGGACCGATTATTCCGCCACCTGCTCACAGATCTTACGGGCAACACCCACCGGGCAGAATTCTGTATAGATAAGTTGTACTCCCCGGATTCCGCCTCCGGGCGGCTGGGTCTATTGGAGTTCAGATCCTTTGAGATGCCGCCCCATGCTAGAATGAGCCTTGCCCAGCAATTACTCTTGCGCATATTTATGCTTAAATTCTGGAAAACACCTTACAAAGAAAAACTGGTACGGTGGGGCACGACCCTGCACGACAAGTTCATGCTGCCCTTTTATGTATGGCAGGATTTCTGCGATGTACTGGATATTCTTCGCCGGGACGGCTATGACCTGACACCGGCATGTTTTCACCCCCACTTTGAATTTAGATTCCCCTTTATCGGGAAAGTCTGTCATGCGGGTGTGGAAATGGAACTGCGCACGGCCATTGAACCCTGGCATGTTTTAGGTGAAGAGCCCGGGGGCGGCGGTACGGCCAGATATGTAGACTCCTCTTTGGAGCGACTCCAGATCAAGATAACGGGCATGACAGATGACCGGTACCAGGTGCTTTGCAACGGACGGCCTGTACCCTTTCACCCCACAGAGGTCAATGCCCAGTTTGTGGCCGGAATCCGTTACCGGGCCTGGCAGCCGCCGTCCTGCCTGCACCCCACCATCGGCGTGCATACCCCGCTGGTATTTGACTTGGTCGACACCTGGAGTATGCGCTCTCTGGGCGGATGCACCTATCATGCATTCCACCCGGGTGGAAGAGGTTATGACATTTTTCCAATTAACGCCCTGGAAGCCGAAGGACGCAGGATTTCACGGTTCAGGGATATTGGTCACACCCCTGGGCCGTTAAGCGGAATACCCGATGAACCTTTGAACCCAAGGTTTCCATATACCCTGGACTTACGGACCCGTCACTAA
- the dnaK gene encoding molecular chaperone DnaK: MSHIIGIDLGTTNSCVSILENSKPVVITNPEGGRTTPSVVAVTQNGERLVGQAARRQAVTNPENTVFGVKRLIGRNFDSTEVQADVPILPYKIKKAANGGVAVQMNGKDHTPAEISSFILANIKKTAEEYLGEKVTDAVITVPAYFNDSQRQATKDAGKIAGLNVLRIINEPTAASLAFGLEKKDEQKIAVFDLGGGTFDISILELGDGVFEVKATNGDTHLGGEDFDLQIVNFLADEFKKEQAIDLRNDAMALQRLKEAAEKAKQELSSSLETEVNLPFITADASGPKHLNIKLTRAKVESLVSALLDRLDGPCATAVKDAGLKFSDIDKVILVGGMTRMPAVQARVEKIFGKPADKGVNPDEVVALGAAIQGGILKGDLEDVLLLDVTPLSLGIETMGGVMTRLIEKNTTIPVQKSEVFSTAEDNQPAVTIHVLQGEREMASDNKLLGQFELTGIAAAPRGTPQIEVTFDIDANGIVNVSAKDKATGKAQSIQITSSSGLSKEEIDALIKDAQLHAEDDKRKKDLVTARNQADQLIYQTEKIVGGSQIPVDADTRGRLEGLSNDLKEAVKSDDVNRINTTAERLSQALNTMSQAAYAQGPASGSGEAAGNTASQDDDDIIDAEYSDVA, translated from the coding sequence ATGAGTCATATAATCGGAATCGACCTGGGTACCACAAATTCATGCGTATCCATACTCGAAAACAGTAAACCAGTTGTGATAACCAACCCCGAAGGGGGTAGAACTACACCATCCGTTGTGGCGGTAACCCAAAACGGAGAGCGTTTGGTGGGCCAGGCAGCCCGGCGTCAGGCCGTCACCAACCCGGAAAATACGGTGTTTGGTGTTAAACGTTTAATCGGACGTAACTTTGACTCCACTGAAGTCCAGGCGGATGTCCCCATTCTGCCTTATAAGATTAAGAAGGCGGCCAACGGCGGGGTGGCTGTTCAGATGAACGGCAAGGATCATACCCCGGCGGAGATCTCCTCTTTTATTCTGGCCAATATTAAAAAAACGGCCGAAGAGTATCTTGGGGAAAAGGTGACGGATGCCGTGATCACTGTGCCTGCCTATTTTAACGACAGCCAGCGCCAGGCCACAAAGGATGCCGGAAAAATTGCAGGGCTGAATGTGCTGCGTATCATCAACGAACCCACAGCCGCCTCCCTGGCCTTTGGGCTGGAGAAAAAGGATGAACAGAAGATCGCCGTATTTGATCTTGGCGGAGGTACCTTTGATATCTCCATCCTGGAGCTTGGTGACGGGGTTTTTGAAGTCAAGGCCACCAACGGCGATACCCATTTGGGCGGTGAGGATTTTGACCTGCAGATCGTCAATTTTTTGGCCGATGAGTTCAAAAAAGAGCAGGCGATTGATCTGCGAAATGATGCCATGGCACTTCAGCGGCTCAAAGAGGCGGCGGAAAAGGCGAAGCAGGAACTCTCCTCTTCTTTGGAAACAGAGGTTAATTTGCCCTTTATCACCGCAGATGCATCAGGCCCAAAACATCTGAATATTAAGCTGACCCGGGCCAAAGTTGAAAGTCTGGTATCTGCATTGCTGGATCGGCTGGATGGGCCTTGTGCCACAGCTGTCAAAGATGCAGGGCTTAAATTTAGCGATATTGACAAAGTGATCCTTGTGGGCGGTATGACCCGGATGCCTGCGGTTCAGGCCAGGGTGGAAAAGATATTCGGCAAGCCTGCGGACAAGGGTGTGAACCCGGACGAAGTGGTGGCATTGGGCGCCGCCATCCAGGGCGGTATCCTCAAAGGTGATTTGGAGGATGTCCTGCTGCTGGATGTTACACCTTTATCTCTGGGTATTGAGACCATGGGCGGTGTAATGACTCGCCTGATCGAGAAAAATACCACCATCCCGGTACAGAAAAGTGAAGTCTTTTCCACGGCTGAAGACAACCAGCCGGCGGTGACCATACATGTACTGCAGGGTGAGCGGGAGATGGCTTCTGACAACAAACTGCTTGGTCAGTTTGAATTGACCGGTATTGCCGCAGCACCCAGAGGGACACCCCAGATTGAAGTGACCTTTGACATTGATGCCAACGGTATTGTTAACGTCTCTGCTAAAGATAAGGCAACGGGCAAGGCGCAGTCCATTCAGATTACCTCTTCTTCAGGACTTTCCAAGGAAGAGATCGATGCACTGATTAAAGATGCCCAGCTTCATGCAGAAGATGATAAACGCAAAAAAGATCTGGTAACAGCCAGAAACCAGGCGGATCAATTGATCTACCAGACTGAAAAAATAGTCGGCGGATCACAAATCCCCGTGGATGCAGATACCCGGGGGCGTTTGGAAGGGTTGTCCAATGATTTGAAAGAGGCGGTAAAATCAGATGATGTGAACCGGATAAATACTACGGCTGAGCGCCTGAGTCAGGCACTGAACACCATGAGTCAGGCCGCGTATGCCCAGGGTCCGGCTTCAGGTTCCGGCGAAGCTGCCGGCAACACAGCGTCCCAGGATGATGATGACATCATTGATGCTGAATATTCAGATGTCGCTTAA
- the priA gene encoding primosomal protein N', producing the protein MKFISLSCTMPSMISMDYIEVAVTLPVNQTYVYGLPKKFRADAFPGMRVLVSFGRRRITGYILEGKKESGPYQTKDVLDLLDDHPLFPESDIAFFKWVAAYYIYPLGDTIKAAMPAGLSCMDVSCAFVTVKGAQALDTGDLPHEEARVLGLAAEKDGVSLKSLYRRDPAGAAVLRRLEKKDFLQVTAVLQKETAGIKTEKFISLPERTPSRQIRMSAKRQKILSIVRDAGELSLTSLKRHVPTAPNLIKPLAEAGWVNVVSRRVFRDPFGDPVTPDTPPELTDEQAAVVKEIQDRADAFAPCLLVGVTGSGKTEVYMRLVVDAVAKGRGAIVLVPEIALISQTERRFRARFGDKIAVIHSMLSQGERLDQWRKISLGKVNIVIGARSAVFAPIRKIGIIIVDEEHDYSYKQESGLRYNARDLAVVRAKMHNCPVVLGSATPSVQSCRNVAAEKFFKLELTRRVNSQALPDITLVDMKKYQGTWGTDSIITPELGRGIRACLEKGNQALIFLNRRGFSTFPVCASCGKTLGCPHCDVTMTLHKGADHYKCHLCGHIFTSDIRCPDCGTGKIRNLGFGTEKIEAMLKTLFPDARVARMDQDSTARKGSTLAILRQIRNRTVDIIVGTQMLAKGHDFPAITLVGVICADLSLSLPDFRASERTFQLLAQVAGRAGRGEEPGQVIMQTFNPDHFTIKAAQNQDYLEFFNQETPFRKALMYPPFSRMIQLKISGKNADKTKDHARLAADILERFNTLEPKAQILGPIEAAIQKISARYRWQILLKGASSGNLSRMVSAMVRDPAIQKVSSVSIAVDVDPYSML; encoded by the coding sequence TTGAAATTCATAAGTTTATCCTGCACAATGCCTTCCATGATTTCCATGGATTACATTGAGGTTGCTGTGACCCTTCCTGTGAACCAGACCTATGTTTACGGGCTTCCCAAAAAGTTCCGGGCTGATGCCTTCCCCGGCATGCGTGTTCTGGTTTCCTTTGGAAGGCGCCGGATTACCGGTTACATTCTTGAAGGAAAAAAGGAAAGCGGGCCATATCAGACCAAAGATGTGCTGGATCTGCTGGATGACCACCCCCTGTTTCCCGAATCCGATATTGCTTTTTTTAAATGGGTGGCTGCATATTATATTTATCCTTTAGGGGACACTATCAAAGCCGCAATGCCTGCGGGTCTTTCCTGTATGGATGTTTCCTGCGCATTTGTCACGGTGAAGGGGGCACAGGCCCTCGATACCGGGGATCTGCCCCATGAAGAGGCCAGGGTTCTGGGGCTGGCTGCCGAAAAAGACGGCGTCTCTTTAAAATCCCTTTACCGCCGGGACCCGGCCGGGGCGGCTGTATTGCGTCGGCTTGAAAAAAAAGATTTTTTACAGGTCACAGCCGTACTTCAAAAAGAGACCGCGGGGATAAAAACAGAAAAATTTATTTCTCTGCCCGAGCGAACGCCGAGCCGGCAGATCCGGATGTCGGCCAAACGTCAAAAAATACTTTCTATTGTCCGGGACGCAGGAGAGCTTTCTTTAACAAGCCTTAAGCGCCATGTACCCACCGCCCCGAATCTCATTAAGCCCCTGGCCGAGGCCGGGTGGGTGAACGTTGTCAGCCGCCGGGTGTTCAGAGATCCTTTCGGAGACCCGGTGACACCGGATACGCCGCCTGAATTGACCGATGAACAGGCAGCCGTTGTCAAAGAGATCCAGGATCGTGCCGATGCGTTTGCGCCCTGCCTGCTGGTGGGAGTGACCGGATCAGGCAAGACCGAGGTGTATATGCGCCTGGTGGTGGATGCCGTGGCAAAGGGCAGGGGGGCCATTGTTCTGGTTCCTGAAATCGCCCTTATTTCCCAGACCGAACGGCGGTTCCGTGCACGGTTTGGTGACAAAATTGCAGTGATCCACTCCATGCTTTCCCAGGGCGAGCGTTTGGATCAATGGCGGAAAATCAGCCTTGGCAAGGTGAATATCGTCATTGGCGCAAGGTCTGCTGTTTTTGCGCCCATCCGGAAGATCGGCATCATCATTGTGGATGAGGAGCATGACTACTCTTATAAACAGGAATCAGGTCTGCGGTATAATGCCCGGGACCTTGCCGTGGTCCGGGCGAAAATGCACAACTGCCCTGTGGTGTTGGGCTCTGCCACACCTTCGGTGCAGTCCTGCCGGAATGTGGCGGCCGAAAAATTTTTCAAGCTGGAACTGACCCGGCGGGTGAACAGTCAAGCCTTGCCGGACATTACCCTGGTGGATATGAAAAAGTACCAGGGCACCTGGGGGACGGACAGTATCATTACCCCGGAGCTTGGCCGGGGTATCCGTGCCTGCCTTGAGAAGGGCAACCAGGCCTTGATTTTTTTAAACCGCCGGGGGTTTTCCACCTTTCCGGTCTGCGCCTCATGCGGCAAGACCCTGGGATGTCCCCATTGTGATGTGACCATGACCCTTCACAAGGGCGCGGATCATTATAAATGTCATTTGTGCGGTCATATCTTTACCTCTGATATTCGGTGCCCTGACTGCGGCACCGGCAAAATCAGAAATTTGGGGTTTGGCACGGAGAAAATTGAAGCCATGTTGAAAACCCTGTTTCCCGATGCCCGGGTGGCCCGGATGGACCAGGATTCCACGGCCAGAAAGGGCAGTACTCTGGCCATTTTACGTCAGATCCGTAACCGCACCGTGGATATTATCGTAGGCACCCAGATGCTGGCCAAGGGCCATGATTTTCCGGCCATTACCCTGGTGGGAGTGATCTGTGCGGATTTAAGTTTAAGTTTGCCGGATTTTAGGGCAAGCGAACGCACTTTCCAGTTGCTGGCGCAAGTTGCGGGCCGGGCCGGCCGGGGGGAGGAACCAGGGCAGGTGATCATGCAGACCTTCAACCCGGATCACTTCACCATTAAAGCCGCTCAAAATCAGGATTACCTTGAATTTTTCAACCAGGAAACCCCCTTTAGAAAGGCACTGATGTATCCGCCGTTTTCACGGATGATCCAGCTTAAGATTTCAGGAAAAAATGCGGATAAGACAAAAGACCATGCCCGGCTTGCCGCAGACATCCTTGAGCGGTTCAACACCCTGGAACCCAAAGCCCAGATTCTAGGCCCCATTGAAGCGGCTATCCAGAAAATTTCCGCCCGTTATCGATGGCAGATTCTTTTAAAGGGGGCGTCCTCGGGTAATCTAAGCAGGATGGTATCGGCCATGGTCCGGGACCCTGCAATTCAAAAGGTTTCCTCTGTGTCCATTGCCGTTGATGTGGATCCCTATTCCATGCTTTGA